A genomic segment from Lignipirellula cremea encodes:
- a CDS encoding alpha/beta hydrolase: MRRAALIAALSLVVLSGCATINHYSPLARLERGLLYQPQAFPAELENRAVPFEEVQFTSADGVKLHGWYAGHPEPTAVALFCHGNAGNMVSRGNTLAILNQRHRLAVMMFDYRGYGKSECEPFEEGVLADARAARTWLSQRTHVPESEILLMGRSLGGAVAVDLAQDGARGLVLASTFASLPAVAGNAFPFLPTSLLMTERFNSLRKIKKYQGPLLQSHGDADQLIPLEQAQKLFAAAPGKKKTFIVIPGANHNDPQSDEYRDALDAFLREL; encoded by the coding sequence ATGCGACGTGCCGCCCTGATCGCTGCCTTGTCGCTGGTTGTTCTTTCCGGCTGCGCGACCATCAACCATTACTCCCCTTTGGCCAGGCTGGAGCGCGGACTGCTTTATCAGCCGCAGGCGTTTCCGGCGGAGCTGGAAAACCGGGCCGTGCCGTTTGAGGAAGTTCAATTTACCTCGGCTGACGGCGTGAAGCTGCATGGCTGGTACGCGGGACACCCCGAGCCCACGGCCGTGGCGCTCTTTTGTCACGGCAACGCCGGCAACATGGTGAGCCGGGGAAACACCCTGGCGATCTTGAACCAAAGGCATCGCCTGGCCGTGATGATGTTCGACTATCGCGGCTACGGCAAGAGCGAATGCGAGCCCTTTGAAGAAGGCGTGCTGGCCGACGCCCGGGCGGCGCGGACCTGGTTGTCGCAACGCACTCACGTTCCCGAGTCCGAGATTCTCCTGATGGGCCGTTCGCTGGGCGGAGCCGTGGCCGTCGATCTGGCGCAAGACGGCGCGCGGGGTCTGGTGCTGGCCAGCACGTTCGCCAGTCTGCCGGCAGTCGCGGGGAACGCCTTCCCTTTTTTGCCGACCTCGCTGCTGATGACGGAACGGTTTAACTCGCTCCGCAAAATCAAAAAGTACCAGGGGCCGCTGCTCCAGTCGCACGGCGACGCCGATCAACTGATTCCGCTGGAGCAAGCCCAGAAACTGTTTGCGGCGGCGCCCGGCAAAAAGAAGACGTTCATCGTCATCCCCGGCGCCAACCACAACGACCCGCAGTCCGACGAATACCGCGACGCCCTGGACGCATTCCTGCGCGAGCTATAA
- the acnA gene encoding aconitate hydratase AcnA, whose amino-acid sequence MSEISAFDPFGARDVFDTGYGSAGIYRLSRLEELGLCTVAKLPFSIRVLLEAVLRTCDGRVVTETDVKNLAAWTAVDLQPTEAPFKPARVVLQDFTGVPAVVDLAAMRSAMERLGGDPKKINPLIPVDLVIDHSVQVDFFGQLGALQENVEKEFERNRERYEFLRWGQTAFDNFRVVPPNVGIVHQVNLEYLAKGVFLRETPEGVMAIPDTLVGTDSHTTMINGLGVVGWGVGGIEAEAVMLGQPIYMLTPEVVGFELTGKLPAGATATDLVLMVTQQLRSAGVVGKFVEFFGAGVSHMSLADRATIANMAPEYGATMGFFPIDAETINFLRRTGRTEQEVTLVERYAKEQNIFREDDQTPPDYTRTLSLDLSQVVPSLAGPKRPQDRVPLSQMKETFEKALTAPTAERGFALKDSDLARTATVADNGNSCEIGHGAVVIAAITSCTNTSNPSVMLAAGLLAQKAVAQGLKVKPYVKTSLAPGSRVVTDYLDKAGLSDSLRDLGFHTVGYGCTTCIGNSGPLPEHVSAAITKGDLVASAVLSGNRNFEGRVNPQTKANYLASPPLVVAYALAGTTDIDLVTEPLGRGTDGQEVFLKDIWPTNEEIQQVVNSSVLPEMFEEQYSHAFDANEMWNKIKITGGDLYDWDDTSTYIQHPPFLSDLTADVPAVKPITGARVLVMLGDSVTTDHISPAGSIAKDSPAGRYLMEHGVAPVDFNSYGSRRGNDRVMLRGTFANIRIRNLLTPEIEGGWTRVLPDGKPQSIYDAAMEYQQQGTPLIVIAGEEYGTGSSRDWAAKGTYLLGVRAVIAASYERIHRSNLIGMGVLPLQFASGESRQTLGLTGEETYDILGLDENLKPDQILTVNATSADGSVKSFQARARIDTPVELDYYNNGGILQTVLRSLAAS is encoded by the coding sequence ATGAGCGAGATATCCGCCTTCGACCCTTTTGGGGCGCGCGACGTTTTCGACACTGGCTATGGCAGCGCCGGAATTTACCGTTTATCGCGACTTGAAGAGTTAGGGCTGTGTACCGTAGCCAAACTGCCGTTCTCCATCAGGGTGCTGCTCGAAGCGGTGCTCCGCACCTGCGATGGGCGCGTAGTGACCGAAACCGATGTCAAGAATCTGGCCGCCTGGACGGCCGTTGATCTGCAGCCGACCGAAGCTCCCTTTAAACCGGCCCGCGTGGTGCTGCAGGACTTTACCGGCGTGCCGGCCGTCGTGGATCTGGCCGCCATGCGCAGCGCCATGGAGCGACTGGGCGGCGACCCGAAAAAAATCAACCCGCTGATCCCCGTCGACCTGGTGATCGACCACTCCGTACAGGTCGACTTCTTCGGTCAACTGGGAGCCCTGCAGGAAAACGTCGAGAAAGAATTCGAACGGAACCGCGAGCGGTACGAATTCCTCCGCTGGGGACAAACGGCCTTTGACAACTTCCGCGTGGTGCCCCCGAACGTCGGCATTGTGCACCAGGTCAACCTGGAATACCTGGCCAAAGGGGTCTTCCTGCGGGAGACGCCCGAAGGCGTCATGGCGATTCCCGATACGCTGGTCGGCACCGACAGCCACACCACCATGATCAACGGCCTGGGCGTAGTCGGCTGGGGCGTCGGCGGCATCGAAGCCGAAGCCGTCATGCTGGGCCAGCCTATTTATATGCTCACCCCCGAGGTCGTTGGCTTTGAGCTGACCGGCAAACTGCCGGCCGGAGCCACCGCCACCGATCTGGTGCTGATGGTCACGCAGCAACTGCGCAGCGCAGGCGTCGTCGGCAAGTTTGTCGAATTCTTCGGCGCCGGTGTTTCCCACATGTCCCTGGCCGATCGGGCCACCATCGCCAACATGGCTCCCGAATACGGCGCCACGATGGGCTTCTTCCCGATCGACGCCGAGACGATCAACTTCCTCCGCCGCACCGGCCGCACCGAACAGGAAGTGACGCTCGTCGAACGCTACGCCAAAGAGCAGAATATCTTCCGCGAAGACGACCAGACCCCGCCCGACTACACCCGCACCTTGTCGCTCGACCTGAGCCAGGTCGTGCCCTCGCTGGCCGGGCCCAAACGCCCGCAGGACCGGGTGCCGCTAAGCCAGATGAAAGAAACATTCGAAAAGGCCCTGACCGCACCGACGGCGGAACGCGGCTTCGCCCTGAAGGACAGCGACCTGGCCCGCACGGCCACCGTTGCCGATAACGGCAACAGCTGCGAGATCGGCCACGGGGCGGTGGTGATTGCCGCCATCACCAGCTGCACCAACACCAGCAATCCTTCCGTCATGCTGGCCGCCGGACTGCTCGCGCAGAAGGCCGTCGCGCAGGGATTGAAGGTCAAGCCTTACGTCAAAACGAGCCTGGCGCCCGGTTCCCGCGTGGTAACCGACTATCTGGACAAAGCGGGCCTGTCGGATTCGCTCCGCGACCTGGGCTTTCATACGGTCGGTTACGGCTGCACCACCTGCATCGGCAACAGCGGTCCGCTGCCCGAGCATGTGTCGGCCGCCATCACCAAGGGCGATCTGGTGGCGAGCGCCGTGCTGAGCGGCAACCGCAACTTTGAAGGCCGCGTGAACCCGCAAACCAAGGCCAACTACCTGGCCAGCCCGCCGCTGGTCGTCGCCTACGCCCTGGCCGGTACGACCGATATCGACCTGGTCACCGAGCCGCTGGGCCGCGGAACCGATGGGCAGGAAGTCTTCCTGAAGGACATCTGGCCCACCAACGAAGAGATCCAGCAGGTGGTGAACAGTTCCGTCCTGCCGGAAATGTTCGAAGAGCAGTACTCGCATGCGTTCGATGCGAACGAAATGTGGAACAAAATCAAGATCACCGGCGGCGATCTGTACGACTGGGACGACACCAGCACCTATATCCAGCACCCGCCGTTCCTGAGCGATCTGACCGCCGACGTCCCCGCTGTGAAGCCGATCACCGGCGCCCGCGTGCTGGTGATGCTGGGCGATTCGGTCACGACTGACCACATTTCTCCCGCCGGCTCCATCGCCAAAGACAGCCCGGCCGGACGTTACCTGATGGAACACGGCGTGGCCCCCGTCGACTTCAACAGCTACGGTTCCCGCCGCGGCAACGACCGGGTGATGCTCCGCGGCACGTTCGCCAACATCCGCATCCGCAACCTGCTGACGCCCGAGATCGAAGGCGGCTGGACCCGCGTCCTGCCCGACGGCAAACCGCAGTCGATCTATGACGCCGCCATGGAATACCAGCAGCAGGGCACGCCGCTGATCGTGATCGCTGGCGAAGAATACGGCACCGGCAGCAGCCGTGACTGGGCCGCCAAAGGCACCTACCTGCTGGGCGTACGGGCCGTGATCGCCGCCAGCTACGAGCGGATCCACCGCAGTAACCTGATCGGTATGGGCGTGTTGCCCCTGCAGTTCGCCTCCGGCGAATCGCGGCAGACGCTGGGCCTGACCGGCGAAGAAACGTACGACATTCTCGGCCTCGACGAGAACCTGAAGCCGGATCAGATTCTGACCGTCAACGCCACCTCGGCCGACGGTTCCGTCAAGTCGTTCCAGGCTCGGGCCCGCATCGACACGCCGGTCGAGCTGGACTACTACAACAACGGCGGCATCCTGCAGACCGTGCTCCGCAGCCTCGCCGCCAGTTAA
- the selD gene encoding selenide, water dikinase SelD, with product MQATLPKYEVVLLGVGHTNAHVLRMWRMRPFPDARLTCISNFPVSTYSGMLPGVLAGDYPPQRMEIDLVRLCAASGARLLLAEVSGLDIEGRRLLFTDRPPLPFDALSIGIGSVPSRAGLRESDDLLLPIKPMQTFLGRLQQRCEQALARQQEPVLKATIVGGGAGGVEIALCLPGFVQRLAPGVQLELTLVHGGEQLLGDASHALRRKVQKEFEKRGVNLRMQQRVVRACRNTVELDSGQSFPADVVLWATGAKAPPLLEKLGLPVDGRGFLLIEDSLRTTAQAPIFAVGDSGTLASDPTPKAGVYAVRQGPILWENLDRVLRGETLQPYRPQSGFLKLLNTGDGRAILDYHGLAAQGRWAWKLKDAIDGRFMDKYQNYEPPAMDGELLAPNEGPVMRCLGCGGKVAGSVLSAALARLAKQDRLRTPAASHLAWGRAGSDDAILLRVASGQVMVSNDFFAAPFDDPYLVGRIAALHAASDLFASGARPTAALAMAELPLGSPIAQEELLYQTLAGAAEEFARMDAVIAGGHTLEGPRFTIGFTVLGELTGEQPTGKDGLAPGDRLILTKPLGTGVLLAAHALCRCRGRWWESLLAALLRSNQSAAAAVPQFGLQAATDITGFGLAGHLFEMLDASGLSAELPLDGLPLLPGAETLLGEQLESTLAPANRACEDRIDRQASDSESPRYAALFDPQTCGGLLLAAPADKANEVVAWLQEQGDSDACIIGQTEPQRDDRPRLRLI from the coding sequence ATGCAGGCGACATTGCCGAAGTACGAGGTCGTGCTGCTCGGCGTGGGCCATACCAACGCCCATGTACTGCGCATGTGGCGGATGCGTCCTTTCCCCGACGCCCGGCTGACCTGTATCTCGAACTTTCCCGTTTCCACTTACTCCGGCATGTTGCCCGGCGTGCTGGCGGGCGACTACCCGCCGCAGCGGATGGAGATCGACCTGGTCCGGCTATGCGCCGCCTCCGGCGCCCGACTGCTGCTGGCGGAGGTGTCAGGTCTTGACATCGAAGGCCGGCGGCTGCTGTTCACGGATCGTCCGCCCTTGCCGTTTGACGCCCTGTCGATCGGCATCGGCTCCGTTCCCAGCCGGGCAGGGCTGCGGGAGTCCGACGATCTGCTGCTCCCCATCAAACCGATGCAGACCTTTCTTGGCCGGCTGCAGCAGCGGTGCGAACAGGCCCTGGCCCGCCAGCAGGAACCGGTGCTCAAGGCGACGATCGTCGGCGGCGGCGCGGGCGGCGTGGAGATCGCCCTCTGCCTGCCCGGATTCGTCCAGCGGCTGGCGCCGGGCGTGCAGCTGGAACTGACGCTCGTGCACGGCGGCGAGCAACTGCTGGGCGACGCCTCGCACGCGCTCCGTCGGAAAGTGCAGAAAGAGTTTGAAAAACGTGGCGTGAACCTGCGCATGCAGCAGCGCGTGGTGCGGGCCTGCCGCAACACGGTCGAACTGGATAGCGGCCAGTCGTTCCCGGCCGACGTCGTGCTCTGGGCGACCGGAGCCAAGGCGCCTCCGCTGCTGGAGAAGCTGGGACTGCCGGTCGACGGCCGCGGCTTTCTGCTGATTGAAGACTCTCTCCGCACGACCGCCCAGGCGCCCATCTTTGCCGTCGGAGATTCCGGCACGCTCGCCAGCGATCCCACGCCCAAGGCGGGCGTGTACGCCGTGCGGCAGGGGCCCATCCTGTGGGAGAACCTGGACCGCGTGCTGCGCGGCGAAACGCTCCAGCCGTACCGACCCCAAAGCGGCTTTCTCAAACTGCTCAACACGGGCGACGGCCGGGCGATCCTTGACTACCACGGGCTGGCCGCCCAGGGACGCTGGGCCTGGAAGCTGAAAGATGCGATCGATGGTCGCTTCATGGACAAGTACCAGAACTACGAGCCGCCCGCGATGGACGGCGAACTGCTCGCGCCGAACGAAGGGCCCGTCATGCGTTGCCTGGGTTGCGGCGGCAAGGTCGCCGGCTCGGTGCTGTCGGCCGCGCTCGCTCGGTTGGCAAAACAGGATCGGTTAAGGACGCCCGCTGCGTCGCACCTGGCGTGGGGCAGGGCAGGGAGCGACGACGCGATTCTTCTGCGCGTCGCCAGCGGCCAGGTCATGGTCAGCAATGACTTTTTCGCCGCTCCGTTTGATGATCCGTATCTGGTCGGGCGGATCGCCGCCCTGCATGCGGCCAGCGACCTGTTCGCTTCGGGAGCGCGGCCGACCGCCGCCCTGGCGATGGCCGAACTGCCGCTGGGTTCGCCCATCGCGCAAGAGGAGCTGCTCTACCAGACGCTGGCCGGAGCGGCCGAAGAATTCGCCCGGATGGACGCCGTCATCGCCGGCGGCCATACGCTGGAAGGCCCCCGCTTCACCATCGGCTTCACCGTGCTGGGCGAGCTGACAGGCGAACAGCCAACCGGCAAGGACGGGCTGGCGCCAGGCGACCGGTTGATCCTCACCAAACCGCTGGGGACGGGCGTACTGCTGGCGGCGCATGCTTTGTGCCGTTGCCGGGGCAGATGGTGGGAGTCGCTGCTGGCGGCCCTGTTACGCAGCAACCAGTCGGCCGCAGCCGCCGTCCCGCAGTTTGGCCTGCAGGCCGCGACCGATATCACCGGCTTCGGGCTGGCCGGACATCTGTTCGAAATGCTCGACGCCAGCGGCCTCTCGGCCGAGCTTCCGCTGGACGGACTGCCCCTGCTGCCCGGCGCCGAAACGCTGCTGGGCGAGCAACTGGAAAGCACGCTCGCCCCGGCCAACCGCGCCTGTGAAGACCGGATCGATCGCCAGGCCAGCGACAGCGAGTCGCCACGGTATGCGGCCCTGTTCGATCCACAAACCTGCGGCGGGCTGTTACTGGCGGCCCCGGCCGACAAAGCGAACGAAGTCGTTGCCTGGCTGCAGGAACAGGGCGACAGCGACGCGTGCATCATCGGGCAAACCGAGCCGCAACGGGACGATCGCCCGCGACTACGTTTGATTTAG
- a CDS encoding MaoC/PaaZ C-terminal domain-containing protein: MAESLHYDDLELGDVWESRGRTITETDVVNFGTLTGDTDPLHMDVEFAQTTPFRQRIAHGLLGLSLAAGLASECPRVKTDAFSQISEWSFLKPIYFGDTVRVITEVVDKRDSGRRRGQVTWRRRLVNQRNETVQEGLFDTVVSMSPIALMNRRRAA; this comes from the coding sequence ATGGCGGAATCACTGCACTACGACGATCTGGAACTGGGCGATGTGTGGGAAAGCCGCGGCCGTACCATTACCGAGACCGATGTGGTGAATTTCGGTACGCTAACCGGCGACACCGATCCGCTCCACATGGATGTGGAATTCGCCCAGACCACCCCCTTTCGGCAGCGGATTGCGCATGGACTGTTAGGACTGAGCCTCGCCGCCGGTCTTGCCAGCGAATGCCCCCGCGTCAAAACGGACGCCTTCTCGCAGATCTCCGAATGGAGCTTTTTGAAGCCGATCTACTTCGGCGACACCGTGCGTGTGATTACTGAAGTTGTCGATAAACGGGACTCGGGCCGCCGCCGGGGCCAGGTCACCTGGCGCCGTCGCCTGGTGAACCAGCGGAACGAGACCGTCCAGGAAGGGCTGTTCGACACGGTCGTCTCCATGTCCCCCATCGCCCTGATGAACCGCCGCCGGGCCGCGTAA
- a CDS encoding DUF1207 domain-containing protein, protein MNNLYPLLRTFAAATGHRPLTGNALVLCLLAAAVSLANPASVRAQVERLPAIDAGKLSTGPIPTSVPDDDQPNVARVGYDGYGGSVDDLSGPAYTTAALPANSPPNNRYPATSPQGDPAASQPPSAFAAGGPARFPPVAGPPTAGPSAFDPAAAPPVAGRGGLQAPIPHSPYDSEPIAPLDAAAPAAYLANGGPNASYPRSGAAPAGYSAGGQSTSNYSSGAYADPGAGYPAPGSAVAVHASTGYTNSGYPSSGYPSPQATTGYPSAAGGGAVWSDMQGASASDGQAIEALSPDDMLFQDPDLTLSEYGTAHNTFIAPAYGQPWTLQVLPASIIYKSYLAGAKESRFAAHILHVDDDIHTTNLMWDATLGARVGLLRYGTQGDYFPQGFQVDAEGSAQIRLDIEEEVDVQSADYRGGVPFTYGIGRSQFKFAYYHLSSHLGDEFLLKRPGYDRLNFARDVLQLGYSFYPVDDVRLYAEVGWAFYSEISEPWEFQFGIDYAPYAPTGICGAPFFAANVHLRQEVDFGGNVTVQAGWAWRADQNGRLLRMGLHYLAGKSNHYSFPFSTEQQIGFGLWYDF, encoded by the coding sequence ATGAACAACCTTTACCCCCTGCTACGCACGTTCGCCGCAGCGACTGGCCACCGCCCGTTGACCGGGAACGCACTTGTCCTTTGCCTGCTGGCAGCCGCAGTTTCCCTGGCGAATCCCGCCTCGGTGCGGGCCCAGGTGGAGCGTCTGCCGGCGATCGATGCCGGCAAGCTGTCGACCGGACCGATCCCCACTTCGGTTCCGGACGACGACCAGCCCAACGTGGCTCGCGTCGGGTACGACGGTTACGGCGGATCGGTCGACGACCTTTCCGGGCCGGCTTATACCACGGCTGCTCTGCCGGCAAATTCACCACCGAACAACCGCTATCCGGCCACTTCGCCCCAGGGCGATCCTGCAGCATCCCAGCCGCCTTCGGCGTTTGCGGCCGGCGGACCGGCCCGCTTTCCTCCCGTTGCGGGGCCTCCGACTGCGGGACCTTCCGCCTTTGATCCCGCGGCGGCGCCGCCGGTTGCGGGGCGCGGCGGGCTGCAGGCTCCGATCCCGCATAGCCCTTACGATTCCGAACCGATCGCGCCTTTGGACGCGGCGGCGCCGGCCGCTTATCTGGCGAATGGCGGGCCAAATGCGTCTTACCCGCGTTCCGGCGCGGCGCCCGCAGGCTACTCGGCCGGCGGCCAGTCGACCTCGAACTATTCCAGCGGCGCCTACGCCGATCCCGGAGCCGGCTATCCGGCGCCCGGCAGTGCGGTCGCAGTCCACGCCAGCACCGGCTATACGAACTCTGGCTATCCCAGCTCTGGCTATCCCAGTCCGCAGGCGACGACAGGCTATCCCAGCGCCGCAGGCGGCGGGGCGGTCTGGAGCGATATGCAGGGAGCGAGCGCGTCGGACGGCCAGGCGATTGAAGCGTTATCGCCCGACGACATGCTGTTCCAGGATCCCGACCTCACGTTGAGTGAATACGGCACAGCCCACAATACGTTTATTGCTCCGGCCTATGGCCAGCCCTGGACGCTGCAGGTATTGCCTGCCAGCATCATTTACAAGTCGTACCTGGCCGGCGCCAAAGAGTCGCGGTTTGCCGCGCACATTCTCCATGTCGACGACGACATCCACACGACCAACCTGATGTGGGACGCCACGCTGGGCGCCCGCGTCGGCCTGCTGCGTTATGGAACCCAGGGAGATTACTTTCCCCAGGGCTTCCAGGTCGACGCCGAAGGCTCAGCCCAGATCCGGCTGGATATTGAAGAAGAAGTCGATGTGCAGAGCGCCGACTACCGCGGCGGCGTGCCGTTCACTTACGGCATTGGCCGATCGCAGTTCAAGTTTGCTTACTACCATTTGAGTTCCCACCTGGGCGATGAGTTCCTGCTCAAGCGTCCCGGGTACGATCGTTTGAACTTTGCCCGCGACGTGCTGCAGCTGGGCTACTCGTTTTATCCGGTCGACGACGTGCGGTTGTACGCCGAAGTGGGCTGGGCGTTTTACAGCGAAATCAGTGAGCCGTGGGAGTTTCAGTTTGGGATCGACTACGCCCCTTACGCGCCGACCGGCATTTGCGGGGCTCCGTTCTTCGCGGCCAACGTGCACTTGCGGCAGGAAGTCGACTTTGGCGGCAATGTGACCGTGCAGGCTGGCTGGGCCTGGCGGGCCGATCAAAACGGACGGTTGTTGCGCATGGGCTTGCATTACCTGGCCGGCAAGAGCAACCATTACTCCTTTCCGTTTTCTACGGAACAGCAAATTGGTTTTGGCTTGTGGTACGACTTTTAG